The Candidatus Nanosynbacter featherlites DNA window ACAGCGATACGCAAATCACATCAGTCTGATGTTGTACGCCTTGCAGCAAATGGGCCGCACAAATCGCATGAGTAACATTCGCATCAAGGAAGTTATCATCACGTCTGCTCATGACGATGCCAATGACCAGCAAGACCGTGTTAGTTTTGGTATTTTGGCTCAGGCAAATGATCAATTGATCGATACAGCAAGTGGTGATGTTTTGACTGCGACGACAGAGGAGTTTGGCGAACAATGGAACTTTGTGCGCCATGAAAACACTTGGCTACTAGACAGCATCGATCAAGCGACGGAAGAGGAAAGCATGCTAGTGCGGTCTTTGAGGCAATTTGCTGTTGATAACAGGATGTACTTTAGCCCAGACTGGGGTAATCTACTGCTGCCAACCAGAGGTCAGTTGTTTAAGGCTGGGTTTAAGAATGCAGACATTAACAACCATATCATTGGCTTCTGGACAGGTGATTTGTTGGTCCAGTTATATACCTATCGCACCAAAGAAGACGAGTCAGGCGACCAATACGTGGTCGGGCAAATCAATCTGCCAAAATCATATGGTGGAATTTTAGTGGAGAGGCGCGGTAAACTCCTGTCGCGTCTGAAAGCTCCACGTGGATATAACAAAGTGTCTTTGGAATGGGGCGATTTCAATAAACGCTATCAAGTGTATGCGACTGACGAAAATCAAGTGACAAGTTTTGAGCTGCTCAATCCATCTTTTATGGCGTGGTTATACGACCAAGATATCAAAGTGAACATTGAAGTGGTTGACGATGTTGTGTATCTCTACGCAAAACTAAGCGCCAATGAGCAGCGCTACGAGGCAATGTTGGAAATTTTGAAGCGAAGCCACAAAGAACTAAAGATGTAAGGAGAAATCATGATCACTAAAGCTATCATTCCAGTTGCTGGTTGGGGTACGCGGATGTTACCGATTACCAAATCAATCGAAAAGTGTATGCTGCCGGTGGGGACGCGGCCAGTGGTTGATTATATCGTGCAGGATATTGTTCGGGCTGGTGTGGAGGATATTTATTTCGTGGTGGGCGAGCAGAGTACTCAGGTGCAAAGCTATTATCGGTCAAATATTCAGCTGAACGATTATCTGCGACGTGCCGGTAAAGAAGATAAATTACCTCTAGTAGCGCCGCTACGCGACGTGCGAATACATTTTTTAACTCAGCCAAGCACTGGTGGTTATGGCACGAGTATCCCAGTGGGCTTGGCGAGCGAATTTATCGAACCGGGCGAATCGGCCTTTGTGGTGATGGGCGATCAATTTTTCTGGCGTAGCGATGGCGGTTCAAATGCCGCTGATTTGGCAGAGTTGGTGGAGGCGCGTGGCTTGTCGGCTGGTTTATTAGGTAATTCTGTTGAGGAGTCGTTTATCCCACACACCGGTATCATCGAAACCGACCAGCAGGGTAATTTTGTCCGCATCATTGAAAAACCGAAGCTAGAAGAAGCGCCGAGCAACCTCAATAATTCAAGCTTTTACATTCTCAACAAAGAAATTTTCGAGTTAGCACGGACATTACCCGCCAATCCGCAACGCGGTGAATTTGAGCTGACCGACGCTATCAACGCGTACATCGCGGGCGGCGGTATTATCGCGGTTGGCGAGGCCAAGGGCGACTACATGGAGTGCGGCTCGCCAAGTGGCTGGCTGCGGGCAAATAATGCTATGGCCGAGCTATAGAAAAACTAGTTGCATGTATCGCCCGTCTCTGTTATAATTGGTCACTGATAGTAAATATATTGCAAGGAACGAAATGAAAGCAGTCGTAAAAATCTCTGGCAAGCAATACATTGTCAGCGAAAAAGAGTCCCTCTTGGTGGATCTCCTCCCTGAAGGCACAAAAGAACTCACTCTCGACGCACTTTTAGTGATTGATGGTGATAAAACAAAAGTTGGCACACCAACCGTAAAAGGTGTGGTAGTGAAGGCAAAAGTTGCTGAAGCAGAAGTCAAGGGCGATAAAATCCGCGTCATCCGCTACAAAAGCAAAAAACGCGTTCACAAAGAAACTGGTCATCGCCAGAAATACACCAAGATTCAGATTACGTCAATCAAATAATTGAAAGAGCCGCTTCCATCAGAGAAGCGGTTTTTTGATGTCTGTTATTTCTGTTTTGCTCATGCTATAATTAAGGCAGGTAAGAAGGGGAACGAATGACAAAAATCATTGCGGTGACAAATCAAAAAGGCGGCGTTGGCAAGACAACGACAAGTGTTAATGTTGCGTATTATTTGGCAAAAAGTGGTAAGAAAACATTGCTGATAGATTTTGACCCTCAGGGCAACGCGACCAGTGGTCTGGGGATTGATAAGTCCAATCTATCGCGCACGATGACCGAGGTGATCACCGGTCAGGCGACACTACAAAGCGCCATCATTCAAACAGAATATAAAAATTTAGCGTTGGCTCCATCTACGCCGCATTTGGCAAATACTGAGGTCGAGTTGGCGCAGGCTGAGGGTCGGTTCATCAGGCTACGGCGCGCAATCAACAATCTACAGGGGTATTATGACTACATCATCATCGATAGTCCGCCAAGTTTGAGCCTGCTGACGGTTAATGGTTTGATTGCGGCAAACTATATCTTATTGCCAGTGCAGGCAGAGTTTTACGCACTGGAGGGGCTGGGTCAATTACTGGAAACCATGAAATTGATACGCAAGGGACTCAATCCACAACTGGACTTGCTGGGTGTGTTGCC harbors:
- the rplU gene encoding 50S ribosomal protein L21, which codes for MKAVVKISGKQYIVSEKESLLVDLLPEGTKELTLDALLVIDGDKTKVGTPTVKGVVVKAKVAEAEVKGDKIRVIRYKSKKRVHKETGHRQKYTKIQITSIK
- a CDS encoding TIM44-like domain-containing protein; its protein translation is MFAIEVMSLLARAGGGGSSSGGGSGGGGIFALPAVVAAGVAGFIRSKTGSKAAGVAVGMAAGTVVSLLYLWGGTFAFIVAMISTVIGAFGGAWADKLGRFRKGSAAAQRSVQQAAASDAVWSPERLTEYAVSIFGKFQHDWQQMDVASIRTYTTQRYANHISLMLYALQQMGRTNRMSNIRIKEVIITSAHDDANDQQDRVSFGILAQANDQLIDTASGDVLTATTEEFGEQWNFVRHENTWLLDSIDQATEEESMLVRSLRQFAVDNRMYFSPDWGNLLLPTRGQLFKAGFKNADINNHIIGFWTGDLLVQLYTYRTKEDESGDQYVVGQINLPKSYGGILVERRGKLLSRLKAPRGYNKVSLEWGDFNKRYQVYATDENQVTSFELLNPSFMAWLYDQDIKVNIEVVDDVVYLYAKLSANEQRYEAMLEILKRSHKELKM
- a CDS encoding sugar phosphate nucleotidyltransferase translates to MITKAIIPVAGWGTRMLPITKSIEKCMLPVGTRPVVDYIVQDIVRAGVEDIYFVVGEQSTQVQSYYRSNIQLNDYLRRAGKEDKLPLVAPLRDVRIHFLTQPSTGGYGTSIPVGLASEFIEPGESAFVVMGDQFFWRSDGGSNAADLAELVEARGLSAGLLGNSVEESFIPHTGIIETDQQGNFVRIIEKPKLEEAPSNLNNSSFYILNKEIFELARTLPANPQRGEFELTDAINAYIAGGGIIAVGEAKGDYMECGSPSGWLRANNAMAEL
- a CDS encoding ParA family protein; the encoded protein is MTKIIAVTNQKGGVGKTTTSVNVAYYLAKSGKKTLLIDFDPQGNATSGLGIDKSNLSRTMTEVITGQATLQSAIIQTEYKNLALAPSTPHLANTEVELAQAEGRFIRLRRAINNLQGYYDYIIIDSPPSLSLLTVNGLIAANYILLPVQAEFYALEGLGQLLETMKLIRKGLNPQLDLLGVLPTMMDSRTTLSTQVHDEIKKHFPDRVFQTTIPRNIRLAEAPSHGLPVGAYDRFSKGARAYKALTKEIIGRIG